In Lathyrus oleraceus cultivar Zhongwan6 chromosome 2, CAAS_Psat_ZW6_1.0, whole genome shotgun sequence, the DNA window caagatactcactgctcgagaaaacttgttgcgctttggcatgggctgctcgccgactaagacaatatatgttgactcatactaccttattgatttcgaagatggatccaatcaagtacatattcgagaaacctgctctctccggacgaatagcgagatggcaaatgatcttaacagaatatgatatacagtacactactcagaaggccattaaaggaagtgttgtagctgatcatttggctcatcaggcagtggatgattatcagtcaatgagttttgaattccccgatgaagacattATGATTATTACCAAAGAACCTGGACAATATGACGGACCTGAACaaggatcccgatggactatggtttttgatggagcttctaatgcacttggtaatggtgttggtgttgtgatcatttcccctgaaggttgtcataccccgattactgcaagactttgtttctattgtaccaataacatggctgagtatgaggcatgtatccTGGGCATCAGAGCTGCAATTGATATGAAAATTCAGTTCCTGGacgtatatggagattcagcccTGGTAGTGAGTCAGATTAAAGGAGATTGGGATACCAAGCATGAAAATCTTATTCCCTACAGAGAGCATGTGCTGTCTTTGATCCCACATTTTGAAGAGATTACCTTTGGACACATTCCACGAGGAGATAATCAGTTGGCAGATGCATTAGCCACCATGGCATCTATGTTTGAGATTAGCTGGGATGATGAAGCTCCCAAGATTACTATTGATAGATTTGAGAAGCCTGCATACTGCAATGAGATTGATACTGAAGGAGGAGAGGAAAAGCCTTGGTTCTATGAAGTAAAAAGATATCTTGAAACTCAGGAGTTCCCTGAAGGGGCATCtgtcaaagataagaagtttctGAGGAGGTTTTCTGCTAAGTTCTTCTTGAGTAATGGAATTTTGTACAAACGCaatcatgattcaactttgcttcgttgtgtggataagAAGGAAGCAACagagattatggaagacatgcatgatgggATTTTTGGCACTCATTCTAGTGGTCATACTATGACAAAGAAGGTATTGAGAGCAGGATActattggtctaccatggaagctgacTGCTATCAACATTCCAGGACATatcacaagtgtcaaatctatgctgataaagtgcatATACCTCCGGCTCCATTAAATGTGTTGACTGCTCCTTGGCcttttgccatgtggggcattgatatgattggtgagatcaagcctactgcttctaatgggcatcgtttcatcctagttgctattgattactttacaaagtgggtagaggcggcCTCATTCGCATCTGTTACCAAGAATGTTGTGGCTCGATTCATTAAGAATAATCTCATATGTaggtatggcatccctgaaaggattatcacaGACAATGGCTCTAATCTGAACAATACCATGATTACTGATCTCTGCATGCAGTTCAAGATtaagcatcacaactcttctccgtatcgtccgaagatgaatggggcagtagaagct includes these proteins:
- the LOC127123592 gene encoding uncharacterized protein LOC127123592, producing the protein MAEYEACILGIRAAIDMKIQFLDVYGDSALVVSQIKGDWDTKHENLIPYREHVLSLIPHFEEITFGHIPRGDNQLADALATMASMFEISWDDEAPKITIDRFEKPAYCNEIDTEGGEEKPWFYEVKRYLETQEFPEGASVKDKKFLRRFSAKFFLSNGILYKRNHDSTLLRCVDKKEATEIMEDMHDGIFGTHSSGHTMTKKVWHP